From a single Seriola aureovittata isolate HTS-2021-v1 ecotype China chromosome 18, ASM2101889v1, whole genome shotgun sequence genomic region:
- the pde8b gene encoding high affinity cAMP-specific and IBMX-insensitive 3',5'-cyclic phosphodiesterase 8B isoform X2 produces the protein MSGLSTEESAIFPNGPRKVSATEECVGPMRLTQEPIQVLLVFAKEDSQSDAFWWACDRAGFRCNIARTPESAVECYLDKHHEIIVIDGRHSRYFEPEAVCRLIRATKPSENTVILAVVPQKPPDQDEPSVLPLLCAGFSRRFVENSSVSACYNELIQIEHGEVRCQFKLRACNSVFTALEHCQEAVEITSEDHIIQYVNPAFERMMGYHKGELIGKELTELPKSDKNRADLLDTINTCIKKGKEWQGIYYARKKSGDSIQQHVKITPVIGQGGKIRHFVAIKRPHIDNNNQVHKFNKEERCSGEHSQSECHSLRHRDRRKDSIDARSLSSRGSDAPSLQNRRYSSIARIHSMTIEAPITKVINIINAAQESSPVTVAEALDRVLEILRTTELYSPQLASKEDDPHTNDLVGGLMSDGLRRLSGNEYVFCKNMSQSQLAIPVTLNDVPPSIAEMLNDEECWEFNILELEAATHKRPLTYLGLKIFTSFGVCEFLNCSEATLRSWLQLMEASYHSSNSYHNSTHAADVLHATAYFLRKERVKGSLDQLDEVAALIAATVHDVDHPGRTNSFLCNAGSELAILYNDTAVLESHHAALAFQLTVRDSKSNIFKNIDRNQFRTLRQAIIDMVLATEMTRHFEHVSKFVNSINKPMAAIEETSTSSMNSDCDSQANIRNSPENRLLIKRMLIKCADVANPCRPLELCIEWAGRISEEYFAQTDEEKRQGLPVVMPVFDRNTCSVPKSQISFIDYFITDMFDAWDAFASLPGLMEHLSENYKYWKNLDEMKCKSLRPPPPS, from the exons ATGAGCGGACTGTCAACAGAGGAAAGTGCTATATTTCCCAATGGACCACGAAAG GTTTCAGCTACAGAAGAATGTGTAGGACCTATGAGACTGACTCAAGAGCCAATTCAG gtcCTGCTGGTGTTCGCCAAGGAGGACAGCCAAAGCGATGCCTTCTGGTGGGCCTGCGACCGCGCTGGCTTCAGGTGTAACATCGCACGGACACCCGAGTCCGCCGTCGAGTGTTACCTGGACAAGCACCACGAGATTATAGTCATCGATGGACGCCACTCACGCTACTTTGAGCCTGAAGCCGTCTGCCG gtTGATCCGCGCCACAAAGCCCTCGGAAAACACAGTCATTCTCGCCGTCGTGCCACAAAA ACCGCCTGACCAGGACGAGCCAtctgttcttcctctcctctgtgctggATTTAGCAGA AGGTTTGTGGAGAACAGCAGTGTGTCCGCCTGCTACAATGAGCTCATACAGATTGAACATGGAGAGGTGCGCTGCCAGTTCAAACTCAG GGCTTGTAACTCTGTCTTCACTGCTTTGGAGCATTGTCAAGAGGCTGTGGAGATCACCAGTGAGGACCACATAATACAG TACGTGAACCCGGCGTTCGAGCGGATGATGGGTTACCACAAGGGGGAGCTGATCGGGAAGGAACTGACTGAACTCCCCAAGAGCGACAAGAACAGAGCTGACCTGCTGGACACCATCAACACCTGTATCAAAAAAGGAAAG GAATGGCAGGGCATTTACTACGCCAGAAAGAAGTCAGGCGACAGTATACAGCAGCATGTGAAGATTACACCTGTAATCGGCCAAGGAGG TAAAATCCGACATTTCGTCGCCATCAAGAGACCTCACATTGACAACAACAATCAG GTCCACAAGTTCAACAAAGAGGAGAGATGCAGTGGGGAACATTCTCAATCAG AGTGCCATTCTCTGCGTCACCGGGACAGGAGGAAAGATTCAATTGACGCCCGATCGCTCAGCTCCCGCGGCAGTGACG CTCCCAGTTTACAGAATCGAAGATATTCCTCCATTGCCAGGATTCACTCCATGACCATCGAGGCTCCCATCACCAAG GTTATAAACATCATCAATGCGGCGCAGGAGAGCAGTCCGGTGACCGTGGCCGAGGCCCTGGACCGCGTGTTGGAGATCCTGAGAACCACCGAGCTCTACTCCCCTCAGCTCGCCTCCAAGGAAGATGACCCCCACACCAACGACCTGGTTGGGGGGCTCATGAGC GATGGGCTGAGAAGACTCTCTGGGAATGAATATGTCTTCTGCAAAA ATATGAGCCAGAGCCAGCTGGCCATCCCGGTCACTCTGAATGACGTGCCTCCGTCCATCGCCGAGATGCTGAATGATGAGGAGTGCTGGGAGTTCAACATCCTGGAGTTGGAGGCAGCAACACACAAGAG ACCGCTGACTTACCTCGGGCTGAAGATCTTCACGAGCTTCGGCGTGTGCGAGTTCCTGAACTGCTCGGAGGCCACGCTGCGCTCGTGGCTGCAGCTCATGGAGGCCAGCTACCACTCCTCCAACTCGTACCACAACTCCACGCACGCCGCGGACGTGCTGCACGCCACCGCCTACTTCCTACGCAAAGAGAGAGTCAAG gGCAGTCTGGACCAGCTGGACGAGGTGGCGGCGTTGATAGCAGCCACGGTGCATGACGTGGACCACCCAGGCAGAACCAACTCCTTCCTGTGCAACGCTGGCAGTGAACTGGCGATCCTCTACAACGACACCGCCGTGCTGGAGAGCCACCACGCCGCCCTCGCCTTCCAGCTCACCGTGCGGGACAGCAAGAGCAACATCTTTAAGAACATTGACAG GAATCAGTTCCGAACACTGCGACAGGCCATCATCGACATGGTGCTGGCCACGGAGATGACCAGACACTTCGAGCACGTCAGCAAGTTTGTCAACAGCATCAACAAACCGATGGCTGCCATAGAAGAGACCAGCACAAGT AGCATGAACAGCGACTGCGACAGTCAGGCCAACATCAGGAACTCTCCAGAGAACCGTCTGCTGATAAAGAGGATGTTGATCAAGTGTGCAGATGTGGCAAACCCCTGCAGACCGCTGGAGCTCTGCATCGAGTGGGCCGGACGGATCTCAGAGGAGTACTTTGCACAG ACAGATGAGGAGAAGAGACAAGGGCTGCCAGTGGTGATGCCAGTGTTTGACAGGAACACCTGCAGCGTGCCCAAATCTCAGATCTCCTTCATAGACTACTTCATCACCGATATGTTTGACGCCTGGGATG
- the pde8b gene encoding high affinity cAMP-specific and IBMX-insensitive 3',5'-cyclic phosphodiesterase 8B isoform X1, which yields MGCAPSIHVSQSGVIYCRDSDESNSPHQTTTISQGTAATLHGLFIKTDAAETIPSVITYQSRHSRNNSYRDRKENSGGQSRIEAETQTSHTSVKVSATEECVGPMRLTQEPIQVLLVFAKEDSQSDAFWWACDRAGFRCNIARTPESAVECYLDKHHEIIVIDGRHSRYFEPEAVCRLIRATKPSENTVILAVVPQKPPDQDEPSVLPLLCAGFSRRFVENSSVSACYNELIQIEHGEVRCQFKLRACNSVFTALEHCQEAVEITSEDHIIQYVNPAFERMMGYHKGELIGKELTELPKSDKNRADLLDTINTCIKKGKEWQGIYYARKKSGDSIQQHVKITPVIGQGGKIRHFVAIKRPHIDNNNQVHKFNKEERCSGEHSQSECHSLRHRDRRKDSIDARSLSSRGSDAPSLQNRRYSSIARIHSMTIEAPITKVINIINAAQESSPVTVAEALDRVLEILRTTELYSPQLASKEDDPHTNDLVGGLMSDGLRRLSGNEYVFCKNMSQSQLAIPVTLNDVPPSIAEMLNDEECWEFNILELEAATHKRPLTYLGLKIFTSFGVCEFLNCSEATLRSWLQLMEASYHSSNSYHNSTHAADVLHATAYFLRKERVKGSLDQLDEVAALIAATVHDVDHPGRTNSFLCNAGSELAILYNDTAVLESHHAALAFQLTVRDSKSNIFKNIDRNQFRTLRQAIIDMVLATEMTRHFEHVSKFVNSINKPMAAIEETSTSSMNSDCDSQANIRNSPENRLLIKRMLIKCADVANPCRPLELCIEWAGRISEEYFAQTDEEKRQGLPVVMPVFDRNTCSVPKSQISFIDYFITDMFDAWDAFASLPGLMEHLSENYKYWKNLDEMKCKSLRPPPPS from the exons ATGGGCTGCGCTCCCAGTATCCACGTCTCTCAGAGCGGGGTGATCTACTGCCGAGACTCAGACGAATCCAACTCCCCCCACCAGACCACCACCATCTCTCAGGGCACCGCGGCCACGCTACACGGGCTCTTCATCAAGACCGATGCGGCCGAGACCATCCCCTCCGTCATCACCTACCAGAGCCGGCACTCGCGGAACAACTCGTACCGGGATCGCAAGGAGAACAGCGGAGGACAGAGCCGCATCGAGGCCGAGACGCAGACCAGCCACACCAGCGTCAAG GTTTCAGCTACAGAAGAATGTGTAGGACCTATGAGACTGACTCAAGAGCCAATTCAG gtcCTGCTGGTGTTCGCCAAGGAGGACAGCCAAAGCGATGCCTTCTGGTGGGCCTGCGACCGCGCTGGCTTCAGGTGTAACATCGCACGGACACCCGAGTCCGCCGTCGAGTGTTACCTGGACAAGCACCACGAGATTATAGTCATCGATGGACGCCACTCACGCTACTTTGAGCCTGAAGCCGTCTGCCG gtTGATCCGCGCCACAAAGCCCTCGGAAAACACAGTCATTCTCGCCGTCGTGCCACAAAA ACCGCCTGACCAGGACGAGCCAtctgttcttcctctcctctgtgctggATTTAGCAGA AGGTTTGTGGAGAACAGCAGTGTGTCCGCCTGCTACAATGAGCTCATACAGATTGAACATGGAGAGGTGCGCTGCCAGTTCAAACTCAG GGCTTGTAACTCTGTCTTCACTGCTTTGGAGCATTGTCAAGAGGCTGTGGAGATCACCAGTGAGGACCACATAATACAG TACGTGAACCCGGCGTTCGAGCGGATGATGGGTTACCACAAGGGGGAGCTGATCGGGAAGGAACTGACTGAACTCCCCAAGAGCGACAAGAACAGAGCTGACCTGCTGGACACCATCAACACCTGTATCAAAAAAGGAAAG GAATGGCAGGGCATTTACTACGCCAGAAAGAAGTCAGGCGACAGTATACAGCAGCATGTGAAGATTACACCTGTAATCGGCCAAGGAGG TAAAATCCGACATTTCGTCGCCATCAAGAGACCTCACATTGACAACAACAATCAG GTCCACAAGTTCAACAAAGAGGAGAGATGCAGTGGGGAACATTCTCAATCAG AGTGCCATTCTCTGCGTCACCGGGACAGGAGGAAAGATTCAATTGACGCCCGATCGCTCAGCTCCCGCGGCAGTGACG CTCCCAGTTTACAGAATCGAAGATATTCCTCCATTGCCAGGATTCACTCCATGACCATCGAGGCTCCCATCACCAAG GTTATAAACATCATCAATGCGGCGCAGGAGAGCAGTCCGGTGACCGTGGCCGAGGCCCTGGACCGCGTGTTGGAGATCCTGAGAACCACCGAGCTCTACTCCCCTCAGCTCGCCTCCAAGGAAGATGACCCCCACACCAACGACCTGGTTGGGGGGCTCATGAGC GATGGGCTGAGAAGACTCTCTGGGAATGAATATGTCTTCTGCAAAA ATATGAGCCAGAGCCAGCTGGCCATCCCGGTCACTCTGAATGACGTGCCTCCGTCCATCGCCGAGATGCTGAATGATGAGGAGTGCTGGGAGTTCAACATCCTGGAGTTGGAGGCAGCAACACACAAGAG ACCGCTGACTTACCTCGGGCTGAAGATCTTCACGAGCTTCGGCGTGTGCGAGTTCCTGAACTGCTCGGAGGCCACGCTGCGCTCGTGGCTGCAGCTCATGGAGGCCAGCTACCACTCCTCCAACTCGTACCACAACTCCACGCACGCCGCGGACGTGCTGCACGCCACCGCCTACTTCCTACGCAAAGAGAGAGTCAAG gGCAGTCTGGACCAGCTGGACGAGGTGGCGGCGTTGATAGCAGCCACGGTGCATGACGTGGACCACCCAGGCAGAACCAACTCCTTCCTGTGCAACGCTGGCAGTGAACTGGCGATCCTCTACAACGACACCGCCGTGCTGGAGAGCCACCACGCCGCCCTCGCCTTCCAGCTCACCGTGCGGGACAGCAAGAGCAACATCTTTAAGAACATTGACAG GAATCAGTTCCGAACACTGCGACAGGCCATCATCGACATGGTGCTGGCCACGGAGATGACCAGACACTTCGAGCACGTCAGCAAGTTTGTCAACAGCATCAACAAACCGATGGCTGCCATAGAAGAGACCAGCACAAGT AGCATGAACAGCGACTGCGACAGTCAGGCCAACATCAGGAACTCTCCAGAGAACCGTCTGCTGATAAAGAGGATGTTGATCAAGTGTGCAGATGTGGCAAACCCCTGCAGACCGCTGGAGCTCTGCATCGAGTGGGCCGGACGGATCTCAGAGGAGTACTTTGCACAG ACAGATGAGGAGAAGAGACAAGGGCTGCCAGTGGTGATGCCAGTGTTTGACAGGAACACCTGCAGCGTGCCCAAATCTCAGATCTCCTTCATAGACTACTTCATCACCGATATGTTTGACGCCTGGGATG